In the Enterococcus rotai genome, ATCCGTTAATTTTGTTGGTTGGATCTGATCTGTTGGAGCCAATTTTTCCAATAGTTTAGTTAGTAACTCTTCATAATTATCTATCTTGCTCACTTCTTTCTCTGTTAGTTCATACTTGCTAACACTTGGCGAACTACATTTGCTAGTGTCTCTACATCAACATCATTTGCAGACGCAGAAGCAATCGTTTGAGTCGACTGGGTTGAAACTGCTGTGCGTTCTTGTGCTTCTATCTTTTCACAAGTAAAGGTTGGATCGTCTTGAACTAAAGTGGTGACTTCTTTTAAGCCATAAGCAACTTTTTTGATGTTCAATAGATGTTTTGGTCCAACATTTTCAGAAACAGAGCTACCACCAAATGTTCCACAACCTAAGGTAAAGGAGATCGGTAAACCGGTGCTGATCCCTGTTCCTCCTTGGCTGCCACCCGTGTTAACTAAAATTCGTGAAGCTGGTTTAGCAGCAAATTTTAGGACAATATCACGATCATTAGTATGCAAACTCATGGTATGACCAATACCGTTTTGTAATAGTTCAATGCTTAAATCACACGCTTCTTCCCAATTGTTTACAACATAGAAAGCTAGAACGGTCGTTAATTTTTCAAACGACAATGGATAACCCGCACCTACACCGCCTTGTGGACCAATCAATACTTTAGTCCCTTCTGGAACGGTAATTCCTGCTGCTTTTGCAATGACTAATGCACTACGTCCTACAAATTTTGCATTCATAGCATAACCATTTTTAAATAGTAATTGGCAAACTTTTTCAGTTTCAGCCTCTGACATAAAGTAGCCGCCTTGCGCTTTCAATTCACGAACAACTTCATCTTTATTGATTTCTTCGCAGATGATCGATTGTTCAGAAGCACAAATAGTACCATTATCAAAGGTTTTTGAAGCTATGATTTTAGCTACTGCACTTTTCACATCCGCCGTTCTCTCGATATAAGCAGGTGAATTTCCAGCGCCCACACCTAAAGCTGGTTTGCCTGAACTGTACGCTGCTTTGACCATCCCTGGTCCACCAGTTGCAATAATCAAACTCACTTCATTTGCATGGAGTAATTCATTAGTGCCAGCCATCGTTGGAATCGATAAACAGCTGATAATTCCATCAGGTGCCCCTGCTGCTACTGCTGCCCGATTCAATAAATCTGCTGCTTTTTTGGTACAATTAACAGCTGTTGGATGTGGTGAGAACACAATAGCATTTCGTGATTTCAAGGCAATCATCGCTTTAAAAATAACTGTAGAAGTTGGATTAGTTGAAGGAATAATCCCTAAGACTAAGCCCACTGGTTCGGCAACATCGAAGGTACCTTTTTCCATATTTTCTGCTATGATCCCAACTGTTTTTTTATTTTTAATTTCTTCATATAGTAATTGTGAGGCTGCATGGTTTTTATAGGTTTTATCTAACACTTTTCCAAAGCCTGTTTCTTCTACTGCTCGTTCAGCTAGACCTACAGCATACTTACTTGCAGCATTTTTCATATTTTGTAAAATTTGGTCAATTTGTTCTTCTGAAAAAGTAGCGATTTGATCTGCTGCAACTTTTCCTTTACGAGTCAAATCACGTGCTTCTTGAACAGAACGTAAGTCTTTATCGAACATTTCCATGTGGATTCCTCTATTCATTTATTATTAAACTGTCACTCAGCGCTTTTACCAGTTTTTCTTTATTTGTACGATGGATGTTTTTTTGTGGAATGCTAAAATTGGGTTGTTCTTTTGCCAATTTTCTCAGCTCAGTGACTTTCATTTCCTGCAATTTTTGAATTAGTGTTTCTTTCGGATCGATTTCCACTGTTTCAGGACCTTCTGCTAGTTCGATCTGTTCTACGATCACCGGCTCTTCGGGTTGGCTCTCTATGGGTTCAGGTTTTCCCGCTTGATCGATAAACGCTTCAGCTGCAATATCCGGTCGTGGAATGACATGTGAAGCAGTTAAAAGTCCTGCGCCTAACCGTTGAACACTTACAACAGCGGCTTGGATAGCTGTTTCAACTGCTGCAACATCCCCTGTGATAATCACGGTATTTAATCCACCACCAACTTGCTTTTTCCCTATACAGTGAACTTCAGAAGATTTTAGCATTGTATCTGTCGCTTCGATCATTGCCAATAATCCTTTGGTTTCAATCATGCCAATCGCTTGATTCATTTGCTAGCCCCCTTGTTTCAATTTTCCAGATAAAATAGTGGCTTTGCTTGGAGTAGACCACTTAATAGTAGACGCTTTTGGAACGAAAATTATATCGCCTTGGCTGGCATCAAATGTTATATCATCGATTGTTACTTGAAGCCCACCCTTAACTACGTAATTTACTGACTCCGGCATATCTTCTTCACAAAAGTGACTATGATCAATTTCTAAGATCCCTAGCTGAAAATGACTTTCTTCTGATAGTAAAATTTCCTGATAACTCACACCTTCATTCCCAGCTCTTAAGGGTGAGAGTTTCACTGTGGAACCTCGGATGATTTTTAAGCCGCTTGCATGCTTTTGATACTCAAATGGAGCCTCAGCCAAACCAGACATACCTGCTTCGCTTAAAAGATTTTTTAACAAGGTCACTAAATATTCTTTGGTAATATTCTGTGTGTCAGATAAATCATTAAATTTTTCTGACAACCCTTTTTTGAAGGGCATATGATATTCGTCCGCTAAGTCTCTAGCTGAAGGTGTGATAATCGTGTCATTATCGATCAAGATGACTTGATCGCCTTTGCTCTTTAGCGTTTCGACATCTTCTGCACAAATTAGCTTTTTCATTTTGTCTCACTTTCTTTAGACAGATTCACAACTCTCATCAATGATTCCAACAACTGCAGCATCTACAGGAATAGAATCATCTTCTAACATACGTCTGGCGGCTGTCCCTGTGGCAACGATGACCCGATCCCCAATTCCGGCACCGATCACATCACAAACAATCATTCGTTCGCCATCTCGTGAACCACCAGAAACTTCTGCTAGCATTAATTTTAATCCGTTTAGTTTTTCTGATTTTCGCGTCGCCCAAATCGTATCCATTAGTTTAGCAGTTACCATAAGCGATCATGTTCCTTTTTCTTGATCTCATCCATTGCAGCGGTAACCGATGCTGTATCGCCAAAAATTGCCAATAAAATCATATTTTGAGGACAACTTCCGCGAATATCTTCTACCGTTACACCGACTGCTTTTTCTGCAATGTCGGCAGCACAGACCATTTCGATGAGTTTCCCTTGAACTAACCCAACCGCATCGGGAATCCCTAAACTATCTTTTGAGCCTTTTCGACGATTTAAAATAGCCAATGTTCCTTCACCGGGCGACTTAATAATCCGACAATCCATTTTGCTTCCTCCTTATTTTAAAAGCGTAGCGGGCTCGTCCAGTCTCGACAGGAAAATAGGAAAAATCGATTGAGACGCTTTTTGTCTCACTCTATTTTTATCTTTTTTCCGAGAGACTAACCCGTGAAGCTAGATAACACTAAAAGCGGAACAAATCGCTTAATCCTGTAGAAAATTAGGAAATTGGCATTGAAACTCTCTTCGTTTCACTGACAATTTATCTATTTTCCTAAGGATTGATTTGTGCAGCTAGATATTGTAACAACGTTCCGTTCCGCTTCACCTTATAAAAAATGAGGAAATTGGCATTGAAACGTTTTTTGTTTCACTGACGATTCATCTATTTTCATAAGGATTGATTTGTATAGCTAGCTAAGTTAAGACTTGATCCGTGCAACTCAAAGCAATGCCTAACGGTGTAACAAACATTGGATTTGTTGGTTTGTATGTTGGGATTCCAGTCACTTTTTCTATAATTGTTTCAATATTTTTAAGACAAGCAGTACCACCTACCAAATAGATACCTTCGACGTTATAGCCTTGTGTCTGCTGAATAATAATTGAAGAAATTTTTTCGATCACAGGTTTCAAAACGGTCAACAATTCATCATGGTTCTTCTGATTTCGCTTATATTTTTCTGCTGCTTCAAAGCTAAATTTATAAGCGCCAGCAATTACCAGAGACAAATGTGTACCGCCAGTCGCTTCATCAGCTACTTTAATAACTTGACCATTTTCCAAGATAGAAATCCCTGTAGTTCCACCACCAATATCGACTACTGCCCCATCAGTAACGTTGAGCAATTGGTTGGCTGCTGTCGGTTCATCTAATAGATTGGTCAATTCAAAACCAGCACTCTGAACCACATTTTTGATTGCACCGCCATCTAATTCATCTGTTCCAGGTGGTAATGACGCTGCCGCATAAATTAGTTCCGTACCTAATTTTTGTTCCAGTTCTTCTTTAAGTTCTCGAACAAGTTCAACTGCACCAATATAATCAACGACCATACCGTCTCGAACAACATCCGCATAACGATAAGCGCCTGCCACAGGTTGATAGTTTTCATCTAAAATAGCTAGCACAACACAAGCGGTTCCTAAATCGACTCCAGTATAGTAGGTTTTTGAAAGATGTTTTTTGGGTTTTTTGATCACTTTTTCAAAATCTGCAACAAACTGATTACATACTTCCATTGATTGTCTTTTCATTCGTTTCTCCTGCTAGTTGTTTCTTTAGTTCAATTATTTTAATCGTTGCTTTAATAAGTATCTGACGATATTGAGGGTATTCTGCTTGAATCAAATGAATGATGCCGCATACTTTTTTTAGCTTGATCAGTAATGAACCTTGTTCGCTGAAAATATGCACAGCTTCCAATTGAAATTCTTCTATTTCAGCCAAGCTAGTCTCTTCATCAGAACTACTTTGTCCTAAAGCTTGGGTCAATGTTTTTTCTATGTCGAAGAGCCTTTGACTTATGCTCAACTGCAGATCCATAGCTAAAAGTGCCGCTTCTAAAAGTTCTGAAGATAATACTTCTTTATACCCATCTAAGGTTGTTAATTGCTTTAGTGTTTCACCTTTTTGCTGCATTTGCGCTTCAGATAGAATTGGAATTTTATTATCTAAAAGAAATTGCTTTGCTCCGGGTGTTAACCGTAATTGATTATTTAAATAAAATTGTGTAAAAGCCTCTTTTCCAAATTTCGTTCGAAGCTCACTTTCTGTCACAAAATGCATTAATAACCACCTCTTAGCAACCTCTTATATAGTTGTTCTAACTCTTGTAGGTTCGGTTTTCGTGGATTTGTAATCGTACATTTATCATCCATCGCTTTTACGGCCATTTCTGGAATCGCTGCTAAAAATTCTTCTGAATCAATCCCATAGTCTGTAATTAAACTTGAAATGCCTAATTGTTTCAATTGTCGGTTCAATCCGTTGATCATAGCATGAACTGTTGCTTTGGGTGTTCCAGCTTGAAAGCCTAAAATATTCGCAATTCTTTGATAGGTTGCTAAACTAGGCTTTTCTTTTTCTAATTCTAACCCTGCATTGTAGCGAATAACATGTGGTAATAACAGTGCATTTGCTCGACCATGCGGAATATGAAACGTTCCACCTAAGGCGTGAGCTAAGCTATGACAAATTCCTAATGAAGCCTCACTAAAAGCAATTCCAGCTAAACAAGATGCATTATGGACTTGTTCCCGAAGCGCTAAATTTTCCCCGTCGTTCACGACAGCAACTAAGTCTTTCCATATGATTTTTAAAGCTTTTTCACTGGCAGCATCTGTAAAATCAGTCGCATCCGTTGACGCTAAAGCCTCCATGCAATGAGTAAAAACATCGATTCCAGTATCAGCTGTTACACTTTTTGGTACACTCACAATCAATGTCGGATCTAAAATTGCTAAATCTGGGATCATTTGATCATTTACTAGTGCATATTTACTTTGATTTTTTGGATCAGAAATCACAGCAAAAGAGGTTACTTCACTACCTGTTCCACTTGTTGTAGGAACACAAATGAGCTGCATTGAAGTATTCTTTTCCGCTATTGTGTAAATATGACGAATAACTTTGGCTGCATCCATTGCTGAACCACCGCCTAAGGCAATTAGTCCATCTGGCTTTAATTTAATTGCCGCCATTAAACCTTTTGTAACAACTTCAATCGTCGGATCAGGTATGATCTCTGAAAAAATACTGCAGCAAACATTTTTTTCTTGTAATGACTGACTAATTTTCTCAGCAATTCCATTTTCTTCCATAAATGGATCGCACACAATTAAGACTCGTTTAAGTGAAAGAGTTTGAATCGTCGCTAATGCATCTACTCCTGTTATAATTTTTGCTGCCATTTTGAACTGTTTTAACATATACACTCCTCCTTTCACCTAATTTCTTCAACAAACCCCTGAATTTCTTCTTTGTCTAAATGAAGGAAAAATTGTCGTTCTGTACAGCCAATTTCCTCTAAACTATTTTTTGCAGTTATTTCTTCACTCATCTTCTGTTCCTTCGTTTCAAAAACCGCAACACCGATCACTGGCACTCGTTGCGCCTGAGCAAAGTTAGGTGGATAGCTTTTTTTCATACTAGGAATGGGCACCAAAAAAAGAACTTTACTAGCTTTTTGCTGCAATGAAATAATATGCTTGTGCATCCACGGACTTTCTAAATAGGAACTTGGAACAATAATCGTTTGCTCAGTAAACAAGATATTAGCCACTTTGCGTATCGGCTGGCTTGATTGTTCAATAGCTTGTGCGATGATATTCGTATGTCGAGGATTCGGTCCAATAATTAAAATACGTTTCTTCATGTTTTGCTCACCGGCACGATGTCATAGTTTAATTTTTCTTTTAAAATCGTTACGACAGCTTTCAAGGCAACTTCTACGCTTTGAACATCACCACTAACCAAAACAGATCCTGTAAATCGATCTAGGAAATCAACTTCGACACCCGCACTTTTCCCCGCTACATCGGCAGCAATAATAGCTGCTTCCACCGGTGAAATCGTTAAAATACCGATAGCTCCTTGTGCTTCGATTCCTAATGATTCGTATACTTCTGGAATCGGTGCCGCAATCACATGTGCTAAAGTCACTTGTTTACCTGGAACAGATTCTTCAATGACTCGTCTTGGAGCGTCTTCTTCCATTTTCACGACACATCCTTTCTAATGACGGACAACTCGAACTGGGAACTCATATTCTTTGATCCAGCCTTCAATCTGATCTAACTCTTCATCAGATAATGAAGGATCACCAGCTACCGGATATTCCATCCCTAACTGTCCGTATTTATTGACCCCGAGTTTATGATAAGGAAGTAAATCAATTCCTAGAAAGTTTGGATAGTCTTTGTATGGAAGTAAAAAATCAATAATTTGTTGAATCTCTTTACGACTATCATTAATCATTTTCAACATTGGCATCCGGATTTGAACTTGATGTCCGGCTTCTAAAACCTCTTTCAGGTTTTCTAGAATTTTTTCATTACTAATACCTGTTAGTTCATTGTGGCGAACAGAATTCATATGTTTTAAATCAAATAAAAACAAGTTGACGTATTCGGCTATTTTCATTAGTCGATCCATTCTTGAATGACCACAGGTTTCAATCGCTGTATTGATTCCATCTGCACGGCAAGCTTGCAATAAAGCTAATGCGGCTTCCGGTTGAGCTGTACATTCACCGCCACTAAGCGTAACGCCGCCGCCAGATTGTTCATAAAAAGCATCATCTTCATGAATCACTTCCATCAATTCAGAAATGGTTTTGATCTCACCTGTAATATTCAAAGCCTTCATCGGACAGACATCAACGCAGGCGCGACAACCGTTACAGGCTATGTCGCGTCGTACTTGATGATGATCATTTTCATCCATGTAATGAATACCCATCGGACACACATCGATGCACGCACGACAATCACTACAGACGCTTTCTTTGTACATTACTTCGAATTTCCGTTCAAGTCCTTCTGGATTGGCACACCATTGGCATCTCAGTGGACAGCCTTTGAAAAAAACGATCGTACGAATCCCAGGACCATCGTATAAACTATATTTTTGTACATTAAAGATCATCGCTTGCCGTTCAATTGTCGTTGTGTTTTGAGTATTCATTTCTTCATCTCCTGCTATTAAAACTTCGTTAACATTGTTCGGCTGATGATTTCATCTTGAACATCCTTACATAACTCAACGAAGAACGCACTGTATCCTGCTACCCTAACGATTAAATCACGGTATTCTTCTGGATGTCTTTGAGCTGCTAACATTGTTTCATTATCTAAATAGTTAAATTGCATTTCACCATTACCTAAAATGCTGGCTGTTTTTAATAAAGTGATCAAACTTTCTTCACCTTCAGGAGTATTTAATAAACCTGACATGATCTTGAAGTTATGCACCATTCCCATGTTCATTGTGTCGTTCGCCATTTTAGAAATAGATTTCACAATTGCTGTCGGTCCTTTAAAGTCCGCTCCTTGTGATGGGCTAATACCATCAGACAACGGAATCCAAGCTTTACGACCATTTGCCGAAGCACCAGTCATTTGGCCTAGAGGTGTGTTATTTGAAATCGATAATGTTCCATGACATAGTTCTGAATACAACGTTTTGTATTGACGGTGTTCTGCTTCTGTAAAGTGAATCAATTCCGCTGCAATTAAATCTGCGTAATCATCATCATTGCCATATTTTGGTGCATTTAAGCAATCGGTACGAATTTGCTCATAGCCAACAAAATCAGCTTTCAAGGCACGGTTTAATTCTTCTAGTGTATATTTTTTGTCATCGAAAACTAGTTTTTTGATAGCCGCCATTGAATCCGCATAAGTCGCTAATCCAGACCAAACAACACCTGGTCCAAAGTTATACATTGCGCCACCTTCGGAAACATCTTTACCATTTTCCATACATCCTTCGTACATCAATGACATTAATGGCTTCGGTGCTAAATCGCGATGAACTCGTTGCGTAATGACCGTAGCAACGGATGACCATTTTGTAATATATTTGATTTGCCCTTTAACGGCTTCCTCAAATTGTTCGTATGTGGTAAATTGAGAAATATCCCCCATATCTGGACAAACTTCTTTGCCGTACCATAACGGTACACCACGATTTAAAACAAGTTCGATACAGATCGGCCATTGTGTATAAGCTGTTGAAGTCCACTGATATAAGCGGCCTGCTTTTTGCGGTTCAACACAGCCCATTAAACAATAATCACGGGCATCTTCGATTGACACCCCTTTTGCTAGCATCATTTTGATATGTGTATCATCAAAGTGACAAGCTGGGAAACCGATCCCTGCACGAACAACGTCTACAATTTTCTTCAAATATTCACGTGGTGAGCGATTATGGATTCGACAAGCTAATGATGGTTGATAAACTTTGACATGACGAACTGCATCCATTAATAAGTAAGTTAGTTCATTTGTAGCATCGTGTCCTTCACGGGTCACGCCACCAACACACATGTTAACAAATGGTTGATAGCCAGCGAAGAATTTAGAACCGCCTTCACTTGTGATCCACATCATTTCAGACATTTTAATCAACATACAACCCGCTAATTCAAATGCTTCAAATTCATTCATTTTACCTTTATCTAAATCATTTTTGAAAAATGGGTACATATATTGATCCACACGGCCAATTGACATCCCAGTTTGATTTTCCTCTACAACAAGTAATGATTCAATTGTCCAAACTGCCTGAATCGCTTCCCAGAAAGTTTCTGGTTTGTGTGCTGGAACTTTTGCATTTATTTCAGAAATTTTTTGTAATTCAGCTTTACGTTTAGGATTTGTTTCTTGTTGCGCTAATTGTGCTGCGTATTCAGACATTCGACGGGCATAAATCATGACACCTTCAGTTGTATCGATCAATGATTTATAGAAATAAATTTTTTGAATGTCATCAGGATTTTGATAGTCTAAGTTTGCTAAATGTTCTTGCGCTTCTTTTTGAATATCCAACATGCCTTTTTTCATTAAAATAACATCATAGCCTGGATTAGAATCGCCACCACCATTTAATTGATGGTATGAACAATCGGAAACAAATGACTCCCCAGATAATTCCCAAACCCCTGCTTCGCGGAATTGATCTTCGCAATATTCATCAATTGATCTGCCCTTCCAAAATGGAAATAGCTCTTCGCGCATAATCCGTTTATCTTCATCGGAAATATAGAACGGATCTTGGGGGCGACTTGAAATCGTATCGATTTCCTCTTCCATCCAACGCCAAGCGATGTCTGGAGAAAAAGCGCCTGCTCGTGGTGCGCCATTGGGTGCTCCTACGATCAATTCATTATCTTGAATAACTAAGGGAGCTGTTTCACAACATCGTTTAAATGATTTTGCTCTTAAAACATTTTTGGGCATTCCTGGATTTTCTTTGGCAAGTTCAGTGATTACTCTTGCACGATGCGTTGTGATCGTCGGTTTTTGTTTTAAATAATTTGCCTTTAAAGCTTCTAAACGACCCGTAATCCCATTGGGAATTGCCGATTCATTGTCAGAAGCAAAGCCACCACTTGTCGAACTAGTTTCTGTTGTATCATCTGCAACGGTTGCAAACATTTTCATCAAGGCACTACGTTCTTCTGAACTTAGTTCTTTGGTTGCTTCGGCTAATTTTGCCGAAAATTCTTTAATATCCATTTTATTCCCTCACTTTACAACAAATTATTTTTCCATTATTTTTTTTAAGATTTTTTCTAATACTTCTGTATCCAAGCCGTTTTTGGGCTCTGTTGTCTTATCTTCTACGATCGAATCCATTGGATAGCTGATTTCTCGAACATACGTCAAATCTTTTGCAGAAATGTTTTTGGCACTAATCCCGCGTCCTGTGGTAAAGCCACCAAGAATAATTGATACCGGTAAAGTCGAATTCAATCCCAAACTTGCCGTACTCGCCGGTGCATTCACAATCATGCGTCCTACAGGTTTTTTTAAGGCAAATTCTTTCAAAACTGACTTGTTTTGCGAATGAATTGCTAGTGTATGTCCGTTATTTTTTTCTTTTAATAATCGGATCGATTTTTCACAGGCATGCATCCAATCTGGTTCTAAGTAAAAAGCCAAAACTGGACACTTCATCTCATTTGCAAAGGGATCTTCGTCATACATATAATGTTGCTCTGAAACCAAGACTTTCGTCGATGGGGCTACATTGATTTTTGCTGCGTTAGCTAACCAAAGAGCATTTTTTCCAATACAAGCTGGATTGATTTGATTATTTTCTGGTTGTAGCAACTCTAGTAAATTGTGTTCTTCTTCTTTTGACAAGAAATGCGCACCTTGTTGCAACAACAAGTCTTTAACTTCAGATGCAATGACTCCTTCTGCTATTAAATATTGTTCTGTCGCTGGTAATAACCCGCAGTCATATGCACGACTTGTTATAATTGCTTCAACTGCTTGTTTTACATTTGCTGAACGTTCAATAAAAACTGGTGTTGCACCTGATCCGCCATAAATGATCGGCCGTTGGTAATTGGCTGCGTTGATATAGTTTTGATTACCAATAGCTAAAATCATTGAAATGTCTGGACTGGCTAGGATCTCGTTTACACCATTTTCTGTTAATGAACTGATACAGCCTAAGTAGCCTTTAGGCAACCCATTCTTCTCGCAAATTTCTTTCACTTTTTGAAAAACTAGCTGAGTTGTTTTTTGGGCTTTAGCATGAGGGATCAGGAGCATCGCATTGCCTGATTTTATGCCGATCGTTAGACTATAGATAACATTTAATGCCGCATTTTCTGCTGGTAATAGAACTGGAATTACCCCAAATGGTACGCCAACTTGTAGAACATTCCCCGCTGAATCTTCTACGATATTTCCAACACAAAGCTGCGGCTCCAACTCATTAGATAACGCTTCCAAAAACTCTGCTGTCAGTAGCTCTTTATCTTTGTAGCAGCCCATATTGGTTTCTTCGACCTCAGCTGCTAAAAAATGGCTAATTTCTGGTTTAATTTTCTCAAGTAGTTGTTTTATAATAGCATCAAGATTTTTTTGCTCGTAGTCTTTCACTAATTGTTGTGCATCACGTGCCGTTTCAACTAAAATACGAGCCTCTTGAATTGATAATAGATCTTCGTCTACATATTGCATCTACTATGCATCTCCCTCCTCAACAGGTAAAAGATTACTTAATTGATAACGGTCAATCATTTTATTTAAATCGCCGTGAGGACTTGCAATCACGACTGAGCTGTAAACTTTCGCACCGAGCTTTTCAACAGCGGTAATGCCTGCTTCAACAGCCGACTGACATGCAGCAACATCTCCTTGCACGATCACAGAAATGTATCCTGAGGCAACATTTTCATACCCAACCAATTCAACATTTGCAGCCTTGCACATTGCATCACAAGCCTCTAAAACAAAAACTAAGCCAAATGTTTCGATTGCACCAATTGCTTCATAGGTCTTCACTCATCTTCCTCCTTATATTAGCTATCAATATCATGAACTGAAACAATATCACCAACATATGAAATTGGTCGTGGCATCACATTTTGTGCTGTTAAATTACCAATCTCTGCTGCCGCTTTGGCCCCCGCTGCAACAGATGCTTCAACCGCTGCAATGTCTCCTTTGATCATGATCGTTACTAGAGTAGAACCAATATTTTCATAAGAAATCAGTTCAACATTTGCAGCTTTCAACATTTCATCAGCAGCCTTTAGCGCTGGAACTAACCCTGTTGTTTCGACTAAACCTAAAGCTTCTTCGCCACGATATCTCAATGTGTTCCCTCCTTACACTAAACGATATTTTTTATCAACATATTTATCGACGGTTGCTCTACCTTCATCGGTAATTCTGTAGTAAATGACTAATTTATCATGCTCATCCAAATCATAAGTTGCTAACTCAACCATTCCGTTAGCTTCTAGTGCCATCATATGTTCTAGATACATCGCTTCGTTAAATTGTTTTTCTTGCCCATATTGAGGGGCTAATTCCGCCATAATCTGAGCAACATCTATTTCTCTTTGGTCATACATTTGGTTTAAAACAGCAGTTCTACTAGGTAAAAGCATCTTATGCATCCCCCTTTTTAAGTAAATCTAACGGGTTCATTGTAACTAGAATTGCACCGATCACAATAATAATCGAGCCCATCACCATTGTTGGTGTCAGCGTTTGACCTAAGAAAATGACACTAAATAGGACACCCCAGAATGCATAGGTTACATTCAATGACATTCCGATCGCCGTTCCCACCATCGCATTAGCCTTGTACCAAGTTAAGAAGGAAACAGCTGCACTTAATCCAGATAACACTAACCATAAAACAGGCGTTACTGCTGCAAGTGTTCCAAATAATAAGTTAAAAGCACCAACTGCTGGTACGACAATAATCAAAACAACCAAACCAGAAATCAATTGACGTAAGTTTACTGCTACATCGGTATCAATCATTGCACCACCA is a window encoding:
- the eutJ gene encoding ethanolamine utilization protein EutJ, which encodes MKRQSMEVCNQFVADFEKVIKKPKKHLSKTYYTGVDLGTACVVLAILDENYQPVAGAYRYADVVRDGMVVDYIGAVELVRELKEELEQKLGTELIYAAASLPPGTDELDGGAIKNVVQSAGFELTNLLDEPTAANQLLNVTDGAVVDIGGGTTGISILENGQVIKVADEATGGTHLSLVIAGAYKFSFEAAEKYKRNQKNHDELLTVLKPVIEKISSIIIQQTQGYNVEGIYLVGGTACLKNIETIIEKVTGIPTYKPTNPMFVTPLGIALSCTDQVLT
- a CDS encoding EutP/PduV family microcompartment system protein: MKKRILIIGPNPRHTNIIAQAIEQSSQPIRKVANILFTEQTIIVPSSYLESPWMHKHIISLQQKASKVLFLVPIPSMKKSYPPNFAQAQRVPVIGVAVFETKEQKMSEEITAKNSLEEIGCTERQFFLHLDKEEIQGFVEEIR
- a CDS encoding BMC domain-containing protein, translated to MDCRIIKSPGEGTLAILNRRKGSKDSLGIPDAVGLVQGKLIEMVCAADIAEKAVGVTVEDIRGSCPQNMILLAIFGDTASVTAAMDEIKKKEHDRLW
- a CDS encoding 1-propanol dehydrogenase PduQ; the protein is MLKQFKMAAKIITGVDALATIQTLSLKRVLIVCDPFMEENGIAEKISQSLQEKNVCCSIFSEIIPDPTIEVVTKGLMAAIKLKPDGLIALGGGSAMDAAKVIRHIYTIAEKNTSMQLICVPTTSGTGSEVTSFAVISDPKNQSKYALVNDQMIPDLAILDPTLIVSVPKSVTADTGIDVFTHCMEALASTDATDFTDAASEKALKIIWKDLVAVVNDGENLALREQVHNASCLAGIAFSEASLGICHSLAHALGGTFHIPHGRANALLLPHVIRYNAGLELEKEKPSLATYQRIANILGFQAGTPKATVHAMINGLNRQLKQLGISSLITDYGIDSEEFLAAIPEMAVKAMDDKCTITNPRKPNLQELEQLYKRLLRGGY
- a CDS encoding BMC domain-containing protein — protein: MEEDAPRRVIEESVPGKQVTLAHVIAAPIPEVYESLGIEAQGAIGILTISPVEAAIIAADVAGKSAGVEVDFLDRFTGSVLVSGDVQSVEVALKAVVTILKEKLNYDIVPVSKT
- a CDS encoding EutN/CcmL family microcompartment protein, with amino-acid sequence MVTAKLMDTIWATRKSEKLNGLKLMLAEVSGGSRDGERMIVCDVIGAGIGDRVIVATGTAARRMLEDDSIPVDAAVVGIIDESCESV
- the cutD gene encoding choline TMA-lyase-activating enzyme, encoding MNTQNTTTIERQAMIFNVQKYSLYDGPGIRTIVFFKGCPLRCQWCANPEGLERKFEVMYKESVCSDCRACIDVCPMGIHYMDENDHHQVRRDIACNGCRACVDVCPMKALNITGEIKTISELMEVIHEDDAFYEQSGGGVTLSGGECTAQPEAALALLQACRADGINTAIETCGHSRMDRLMKIAEYVNLFLFDLKHMNSVRHNELTGISNEKILENLKEVLEAGHQVQIRMPMLKMINDSRKEIQQIIDFLLPYKDYPNFLGIDLLPYHKLGVNKYGQLGMEYPVAGDPSLSDEELDQIEGWIKEYEFPVRVVRH
- a CDS encoding BMC domain-containing protein, producing MNQAIGMIETKGLLAMIEATDTMLKSSEVHCIGKKQVGGGLNTVIITGDVAAVETAIQAAVVSVQRLGAGLLTASHVIPRPDIAAEAFIDQAGKPEPIESQPEEPVIVEQIELAEGPETVEIDPKETLIQKLQEMKVTELRKLAKEQPNFSIPQKNIHRTNKEKLVKALSDSLIINE
- a CDS encoding acetaldehyde dehydrogenase (acetylating), whose amino-acid sequence is MEMFDKDLRSVQEARDLTRKGKVAADQIATFSEEQIDQILQNMKNAASKYAVGLAERAVEETGFGKVLDKTYKNHAASQLLYEEIKNKKTVGIIAENMEKGTFDVAEPVGLVLGIIPSTNPTSTVIFKAMIALKSRNAIVFSPHPTAVNCTKKAADLLNRAAVAAGAPDGIISCLSIPTMAGTNELLHANEVSLIIATGGPGMVKAAYSSGKPALGVGAGNSPAYIERTADVKSAVAKIIASKTFDNGTICASEQSIICEEINKDEVVRELKAQGGYFMSEAETEKVCQLLFKNGYAMNAKFVGRSALVIAKAAGITVPEGTKVLIGPQGGVGAGYPLSFEKLTTVLAFYVVNNWEEACDLSIELLQNGIGHTMSLHTNDRDIVLKFAAKPASRILVNTGGSQGGTGISTGLPISFTLGCGTFGGSSVSENVGPKHLLNIKKVAYGLKEVTTLVQDDPTFTCEKIEAQERTAVSTQSTQTIASASANDVDVETLANVVRQVLASMN